GTCTTTCAATTGGTTATCAAGAAAATAATCAATTTTTTTATAACTTACCGCCACAGCCACCAAAAATGCATACATTTGTAGGCAATGCGACAACAGAACAGTATGCAACATGTTTTTCACATGAGCATTTTTTACACCTTATATTTAATACAACAGAACAGATCAACAGAGAAGAACTTTTACTTGCAATCATACGGCATCAATTACAACACAACGTATTAACCAAAAAACGACTCAATAAATTTATTGAATCGTTTTTTATGCTTAACAGGAATAATTACTTGCAAACAAAAATGTTTTTACCTCGTTTGCAAAAACTTTTAGAATCTACTGCTGGCTGGCAGGAGCTGGCATAACAATAATTTGTGGCCGAGTTTGTTGCTGCTTACCAAAAGAACCAAGTGCATACCCCCCAGTAGCACCAAGAACAACTCCAACCATTGCAACTCTTTTTTGGCCGCCTTCTTTTAACCACGTAAAAAAGCATTCAGAAAAACTTTTTGACCCATGGTGATTAATTTGCACGTTTTCAATAACAACCGACTCCGCTTTTCCAAACAAACCTGATTTATTCATATGAATCGACTTGCGAGAGCCATCTTTTAATGAATCTTGTATCATAGGCTCAATAACTTCTGCCTGCTGGACGGTATCTTTTAAAGAATCTTCCAGCTGAGTTTTTAATTTTTGCATATCATACGTCTTTATCTTTTCTGCAAAAGATGTTGCTTGGGTCTGAACTTTCTGAGATATCTGCTTTGAATAAACCGCCAAACGACTAAGATACGAAGCCTGTAATCCATTACAAAAACAAATTATTACTCCAAAAACAATGCAATACAATTTTTTAATCATGATAAAAACCTTTTTTAATATGTATATAATTAAAGATACCAGTCGATGTCTTTGCACGCAAACGGTGATAGGTATATTTAATGGTTCTGACTATCACATCTTTTTTGCACAATTATAAACAAAGTGCTTTGCGAAAATATTTTTCTTTGTGATACTTAATTAAAATAAAATGAGTCATTTTATAAGAGAAAATAACTCACCAAAAAAATTTAAAGGGTTATCTATGTTTGGCTTTATTAAAAATACATTACAAAAAATCTATAGTGCTGTTACTTCTCATTTCGTCTCTATATTTGCACAAAAAAAAATATCTCCAGAAACTTTAACTGAAATTGAAAAAATTTTAATTACTGCTGACACCGGTATTACCACAACAAAAGTAATTATTTCTTCACTTGAAAAACAGTATGCTGCAGGTACGATTGTCGATGGTAAGCAGCTTCAACTAGCTTTAGAAAAAGAGCTTCTTGCAACCCTTGCACAAGCTCAAACAGCTCCAAAAAACTCTTCAATTTTCTTGCTTATTGGCATTAATGGCAGCGGCAAAACAACATTTGCAGGCAAACTTGCATATTCATTTGTAAGCAAAGGTAAAACATGTATTCTTGCTGCCGCTGATACCTTTCGTGCAGCAGCTCCTGAACAACTCAAGTCATGGGCAACTGCGAGCGGTGCTGATATTTTTATGGGCAGCGCTCACCAAGACCCTGCTGCAATAGCCTTTGGAGCAACAGAAAAATTTAAACAGTCGCAAGCTGATGTTTTAATTATCGACACTGCGGGCAGACTGCAAACCAAAGAAAATTTAATGCGAGAAATCGAAAAAATAAAACGAGTTATTCAAAAACAACTTCCAAATGCAACAATTCATACACTTTTAACTGTCGATGCTATGCTTGGGCAAAATTCATTTCAACAAGCAAAAATATTTCATGAAGCAGTAAAAATTGATGGCATTGTCTTAACTAAAATTGATGGAACTGGTAAAGGCGGCATCATATTTTCTATCACACAAAATTTAAACATCCCGGTAGAATATATTTCATACGGTGAAAAAATGGGCGATATGAAGCTGTTTAACTCGCAAGAATACGTCACCAGTCTCTTAGGATCATTTACTGATAAACAAACTCATGAATAAGCTCATTTTACAAATTACCCAAGCTACCAGCTTATCAACACAGCAAGCCTGGTGGTTGCTGGAACATGTTACAAAAAAAAACAGAACCCAACTTGAGTATAATCCCCATGAGTTATCAGACGATGAGCAAGCTCAACTTGCTCATTACGTTCAAGAAGTCGCAGTTAAGCACAAACCACTTGCTTATATTCTTGGCTTTGTACCTTTTTTAGATCTTGAACTTATCGTACAGCCTCCTACGTTAATACCACGCCCAGAAACTGAGGCATGGGTACATGAAGTTATCTGTATGTTGAAAGAAACAAATATAGAAAATTTACGCATATTAGACCTTGGGACAGGTTCTGGCTGCATAGGGTTATCTCTTGCACAAGCACTTCCCTTAGCTCAAGTTTACTGCCTTGATATTGCTCAATCAGCAGTAGATCTTGCTGCAAAAAATGCTCAAAAAAACAATATCTTGAACGTTAGATTTTTACAATCTGATCTTTTTGCACAACTGCCGCAAGGGTTAGAGTTTGATTTGATAGTTTCAAATCCGCCTTACATTGACCCTGCTGTTCAACTGGACAAATCAGTTGCAGCATGGGAAGATCATGGAGCGCTCTTTGCAATAAACAAAGGTATACAGATTATTGAGCAAATTATACAACAGGCTCATCATCACTTGAAAAAAAATGATGCACTTAATTACCAATTGATTATGGAAATCGATGCATCTCAAGGTGATATCGTACAAAAATTATTAGAAACTTATAATTTTAAAAATATACAGATCAAAAAAGATCAATTTGATCGTGATCGTACTGCATGGGCTCAATAAAAAAGCTTCATGTTTTATGATGAAGCTTTTTTATTTTTAAAATTTCAGTGGCTTAAAACCAAGATGAAGATTTTTGTTTTTCTTCAACTTTTGGCTTTTCTTGAGATTTCTCCATTTCTTCATATTTATAAGCCGCATACAAAGCTGCGTATAATGATGCACAAGCTCCTGTTGCAACAGTGCCTCTATTTGGTAAATCCTTTGTTGCTTCAAATGATCCTAAACCATAATTAACTACATAACTGCACGTACCAACGACCAATGCAACATCAACACTTTTTAAAATTATATCAGTAGATGCAATCGATGCTTTTTGTAAAGGCGTCCCATGCTTTGCTACATGCTTGCGGGCATCACTATATTCACGTAGAAACTTTTCAAACTCAGATTCAGGCTTTGCTACAACTAACGAGCTCATCATCAACAAGCTTATAAAAAATAATTTTTTCATTTTTTGATTTCGATTTATTTAATACAAAATTAAGATTTTTTTTCTTCTTCAGATTTCTGCATTTCTTCATACTTATAAGATATGTACAAAATAGTCAATACTGATAAAGATGTTATTACTGCAATATTTCCTCTATCTGGCATGTCTTTTGTTGCATCAAAAGATGCTAAAATAGAATCAACAACACAACTACATCCACCTACAGTAAGTGCTACAGGAACAGCATCTAAAACTAAATTTATCGACATTATTGATGCTTTTTGAAATGGTGTACCATTTTTTTTAAGTTCATGAACAACATTCAAAAAAATATATAACTATTGTAAGAATAACAAAGTGATGTTTTTCTTATAAGATGAAACGATGGCTTCAAAAAAAAGGCTTTTTTTTGAAGCCAAATAAATTTTAAGCAATCTCTTCTTGATCTTTATTTTGTTGAGCAAGCCAATCTTCATACAAAGATGAAGCAAAAAATACAGAGTACAAAGTTACGCAAGCCGCTAAAATTTTTTCATCTTTACAATCCATGTTTCTTGTTGCTTCAAATGAATTAACAATAACTTGACCAATACATGTTGCGATTCCGATTGCACAAGCACCTTTTACAGCAGGCCATATGCTAGAAACTATTTTATAATTTGCTTTATCAAATGCGCTATCTGCAAAAACAGGCATACTTACGAACAACAATGCAGCTAGCATTAGTTTTTTCATAGAAATTCTTTCACATAAAAATATATAACAATATACCTGTATTGTAATAACTCCTACGCAAAAGTAAAATGGCGGCACCTGTTTTTGGCTTTGTCTTTTTAATGCGTTCGTAACTCTTCTTGATAAAATAAATAGAGTCCACACCCAAGCCCAAGCAAAGCAAAAAGCGATATAGAAGATATCTGATGCCCTAAAAATAATGATGCATACAACATACCAAATGCTGGTTCTAAAAACCCTGCAAATGAAATAAATGTTGGGCTATATCGTTTGAGAAGCGAAGAATAGAGGTTGTAACCAATTGCAGTTAACATGGCAAATAACAATAACAGCCACCAAAAGCTCTCGGTCAGCTGCATGCTAAAAATAGCATCCCTATCAACCAAAATATTAAGAACTAAGGTTATAGCTCCACCCACGGTTAACGCCATGCCCGTCAGCAATGATGAGGACACGTGAACAACTTGTGATAACTCTTTGTGTAAAATCCAACCATAAGAAAAGGAAATAATAGCAGCTGCAAAAACAATATAGCCTGCTAAAGCCATAAACCAGGATACTTGGTTAAAATGGCCATGGTTTGATTCTAATACAATGGGAATTACTGATGCAAAGCCAATGGCAAGGCCCAATAATTTTGTTCTGTTAAGTTTTTCATTGTGCAAAAAATAAAGCATGAGTGCCGTAATAAATGGTGAAAGCACGAATAAAAAACATGCTTTGACAGGGTCAATATACTGCATCCCCCAGGAAAAACCGATGGCAGAAAACGTGTATAAACAAAATGCATAGCTAAAAAAAGATGGTCGAAGTAGTTGGCGCAACTGCTCCCACACTGAATTTTTATGTTTGGATAAATATAAACTTAATAAAATAATTCCACTGCCAAAAATTCGTGCACCTGCAACAAATAATGGATAATGATTCGTCGACATAATTAAACTATTTAAAAACATCGTTCCCGTAAAACAAAGATATAAAAATATAAGTGCTACCACATAACCCCCTTTAGGTTTAATAACTATTATTCATAATTATAATTTTTGATTTTTTTAAATACAAGATTATACTCCAATAAACCAACCTAACTTCCAAATAGAAGGAATAGCTCAATGAATCTAAAATCTATTTTTTTGATACTATCATCTATCGCATGCAACACTATGCATAGCTCGCAGGTTGATGTAACAGCAGAACAAAATCCCCAAGCACCACAAAATATCCAAACAACTTCTCAAGAAAAAGCAAAAGTAACCTCATATCTAACACCTCCATCAATAAAGCCTGTAGATGCTACGCCAGCACCTTCAAATTTTTTTACAACAGCTGCTTATGGAATTTTAAAACATGCAGGAAAAACAGATTACGAAATATTAATGGACCTTGCTAAATCAGGTACTTTACAAGCTGACTATGCAACAAATCGAAGTGAAGCTTTTAATCGATTTAATGCGGCTGCAAGAGAGCGATTTAAAGAGAAAGATTTATTATTAGCTCAGCAACAGGAAAAAATAGCTAACCTATTTAGCACTGCAAACAAGATCGACGCTGATTTTGTTTTAGCAAAAGCATTAGCTGCTGAATATTTCACCTTACAAAAAGACGCTCTAGAAAAAACTTTAAAAAAACAAGCAAATGAAATTGAGCCCGCATTGCGAAAAATAAGAAATGATATTATACAGCAAGCTGACAAAGATTATATTGATGCGCTTGCCAAACAATTAGAACATGCACATCACGCTGCATCAAATTGCCAATACCTTTACAGAGAATCTAAAAGCTCAGAGAATTTTACGTTGCAAAAAGATGAGCATTATCAAAATATTAAAGCATTCTCTGAACTGCTTGCAACTATTAATCAGGACGTAGAAATTGCAGATGATACAAATTTGTATCATCTACCAAAGAAAAAATAATTAAATATAGTAGGGCTAAAATTTTTAAATTTTAGCCCTATTTCTCTTTCTAGGTTCTGTGAACAAAATTTTTACGAAAGAGTTTTGCCCTACGTTTTCTACGAAAACTCCGGGAATTTGCTGGCCGGTGGGCCTGATACACTCTTTTTTTAGATAAAAAAGCGTAAAGTGGCCGCCGCCACTCATGTTTCCGGAGATGAGCGGAGCGATATCGTAGGAT
This genomic interval from Candidatus Chromulinivorax destructor contains the following:
- the ftsY gene encoding signal recognition particle-docking protein FtsY, whose translation is MFGFIKNTLQKIYSAVTSHFVSIFAQKKISPETLTEIEKILITADTGITTTKVIISSLEKQYAAGTIVDGKQLQLALEKELLATLAQAQTAPKNSSIFLLIGINGSGKTTFAGKLAYSFVSKGKTCILAAADTFRAAAPEQLKSWATASGADIFMGSAHQDPAAIAFGATEKFKQSQADVLIIDTAGRLQTKENLMREIEKIKRVIQKQLPNATIHTLLTVDAMLGQNSFQQAKIFHEAVKIDGIVLTKIDGTGKGGIIFSITQNLNIPVEYISYGEKMGDMKLFNSQEYVTSLLGSFTDKQTHE
- the prmC gene encoding peptide chain release factor N(5)-glutamine methyltransferase, which codes for MNKLILQITQATSLSTQQAWWLLEHVTKKNRTQLEYNPHELSDDEQAQLAHYVQEVAVKHKPLAYILGFVPFLDLELIVQPPTLIPRPETEAWVHEVICMLKETNIENLRILDLGTGSGCIGLSLAQALPLAQVYCLDIAQSAVDLAAKNAQKNNILNVRFLQSDLFAQLPQGLEFDLIVSNPPYIDPAVQLDKSVAAWEDHGALFAINKGIQIIEQIIQQAHHHLKKNDALNYQLIMEIDASQGDIVQKLLETYNFKNIQIKKDQFDRDRTAWAQ
- a CDS encoding DMT family transporter — encoded protein: MVALIFLYLCFTGTMFLNSLIMSTNHYPLFVAGARIFGSGIILLSLYLSKHKNSVWEQLRQLLRPSFFSYAFCLYTFSAIGFSWGMQYIDPVKACFLFVLSPFITALMLYFLHNEKLNRTKLLGLAIGFASVIPIVLESNHGHFNQVSWFMALAGYIVFAAAIISFSYGWILHKELSQVVHVSSSLLTGMALTVGGAITLVLNILVDRDAIFSMQLTESFWWLLLLFAMLTAIGYNLYSSLLKRYSPTFISFAGFLEPAFGMLYASLFLGHQISSISLFALLGLGCGLYLFYQEELRTH